In the Arachis stenosperma cultivar V10309 chromosome 8, arast.V10309.gnm1.PFL2, whole genome shotgun sequence genome, CCtagagaaaaatagaaaatataaaaaaggaAGGGAATGGGAAACATGCTATCACACTTGTCATGCAGGGATTCTTTTTCCCACAAAACATGTAGTTAGATCCACTAATCCACAAAGGTCATGTGTGTATAATAATCTTCCTGTAAGTGAGGGTGTCGCTATTTGTGTGCATAACACCCTTGCCATTTATTATCAATATGACATGGAGAAACTTCATAATCAAAACAACTTCTAAGCTGTGTGGAATCGTGGTGATAGTGTCAATATTTTACCTCATTATCATCAAGCCAAACCGAGTGAGCTGCTAATAGATTCTTTTGAAGAAAGTCAATCTTTTCCAAGTAAGTAACAGTTCCATGATTTACTTTGTGAACATCCATCACTAGCTGGTTCTCATATGGTATCTCTGCAACATGCTAACAATTGCCAATTGAACTAAGTGTGATTCATATATCAATATACACGTTTCATTAAGATGcaacatattaaaaaataagGGAGTCTTATTTTAGAAttggaaaatatataaaaggcATCAaggtcaaaaagtatgtaacaagtatatataattatactttAAGATGAAGTCATTCAAGTTAACATTCCAAAGTCATTTGGTTTAAGAATATTTTAGTGCAGCCATTGCATGATACAAATACATAGAGAGATGCAAGAGATAAGCACCATATGTATTCCTGTTCCCAGTTGTGCTGCGGCATCTCTTGTCTCGAGAAGTAACTGTTGGGAGCTGTTCATGATTTGCCTAATTCCAAACCAGACTCGGATGCGCCCATCTGCTGTATTGTGGTACTTGTTGTAATTGTCCTTTTGAGACTGCAATGGAGAAATTGAACCAAATACCATTTCAGAACACAAAGAAAAGTTAACAAAAGGAACTAAAATAGTACATCATCTGTCCAGAAGTAAGATCATTTTTTAGTTTTGGATGTTTACATACACAAATTATGTCTACATGCATTTAAAAATGAGAGTTATTTCTGCAAAGAGTGAGTAAGAATTTttaacaagaaaaagaatcaattAAGGGAGACCTGAAGGCAATCATGAGTAGTCCGAGCAGCCCAAGAGGAAGGCAAGCCATTGCCAGAGTCCATGATTGACTCGGCAAGACAAGCACGCATACCAAGCAAGCTGATTGCTCTGGCCATTCCAGAAATATGTTGGCCACCAGCTTCAGCAAAACAAGTAACCTGAGGTTTTcataagagaaaaagaaaagcactTTTAAACAAAAATCCAGATAGCTTTCACTACAAGAAATATGAGCacacaaaaaacaaaaagagaaagTAGTTTTTACAAGTGATTCCAAGTGCATCTAAACTCACTTACGCCGGAGTGAATGAGTTCGATCCCACAAAGCAAGGTGGAAATGTAAGAGTCATGTTCAGTCATGTTGGATTCATAAGGCCAAATGCGGTCATGCAACCAAGTCATTAAGTCCACGTCATCAGCTATGCCTCTTCCCAGTTGCTGGGAAGTATGAACGTGGGTGTTGATGAATCCTAtatcaattttacttttttcatGCATTACCGACACATCCAATCATACATTACAAAAGATCAACAGATGACGCTTGTTTGAATCaactttaacaaaaaaaattaagtaattattttaaaagatttttaaaaaagcaaaaataatatgattttaaaataactaaaaaaattaaaagtaatttttaaaaaagtaaaaacaaaagtaaaagtatttttttgataattttatataattatgtCATTTTGATAATTAAGTTTAATAAAATTAGTCCAATAGTTTAAGTATTAATAGCCAAAAATTTAAGTtgaagagaaaagaagagaaaagaagtaaaaaaataacttaattacaaaaaaaattattcacttaatatttatttttttattaattatttttaatacaacaatataaaaatatttttttatttatttacaatgtgaaaacatttttttaaataaaaatattttttttaaaaaaaaatgagaattataacttaaaaagaaaattatttttctagtactttaaaaaaaatgtcatacacactaaactaaaattatttaaaaaaattatactagaAAGAAATTAAACGGACCAGGGAGGAGGATATGGCCGGTGAGATCTACGAGGTGGTGCGCAAGATGCGAAAATTGAGCAAGAATCTCCGAAGAGTGGCCGATGGCCTTGATGGTATCGTGTTCGATGACGAGGCCGCCGTCCTTGAAAACTCGATTCCGATCGTCCATGGTTATGATCACTGCGCCGTGCAGTACAGTCATCAACAtcttctcttcctctttctccttcttcttctctcctGGCTCCATCCTCCACTTCAATTGAATTGAATTCTTATGTCTTGACAATTTTACCCGAACTCTAACGGTATTCAACAAAGCTTAAAAAATTTTCAGTCTCTGAACCTGCTCACCACTCAGTCCTTAACAAGTCAACATATCTGAACAGGTGTTAAAACTTTCTTTGTAAGAACAAAATTTTCATTCATAAAAAAGCAAGACGCTCGCAAATAACATAAAGATTTAGGTCCATTTAGATTTActtttgaaaaaatttatttttttatatgacaGGTAAAATTTAAAGGGTTCAAACAAAATTTGATGTTATAAGATTGAGttctttttttactttaaaaaattctCTATGTCATATTCTGATGAGCAGGATTTTTGGAGATAAGAGGCAAACTCAAAGCATACTTAATGACACTAgataaaaaaagaaggaaataatactaagtttttagaaaaagaaaagagatttAGAATATTTTATGAGATAAGAAAGGATGAATATATTACAATGTTTGATATTTACAATCTAGAAGAATCCCTCTTTTTATAGTGGTCTCTTGTTGACAGCCATATCTTATAGAATCTAAACAAGCCTATTATACAATGCCAACTGGAAGATAAGGATAAACTTTATCTCTTCCTAGCTTAAGCTAGATAAGTGACcgttatcattttattttaatgcGCTTAATAATTATACATAGTGAGAATTCTTGCCTTAATAGATTGTAAGGATCCCATCCCCGTCTGAGAAGGATGATGTGTCATCACAGGCCAAGTTAATAGCTTTAAAATTCATATTTGGTCCTGAAAGTAGGTAAGTGGATCTTTAATGTTCTCCTCATTAGAATCTTAAACATCTTGTAGATATGGGTCATATAGGTTTGAATATAGGCATTTAATGTTATTGGGTATCCCTGCATCAATTCTAGTTGGGTTAGGTGATAAGGCATATATTCTAGCACATAGCTATTCAGAATTCAGATCATTATCAAGACACTGTAAGAAATACCGTTAAAATCGACGGCAGAAGAGATCGCTATTAAGCTTGTCTCTTTTTCAAATCGCTAATAATTCATTAAAATCGACAATCTTTCCATCTATAATATAAGTTTAAGAATTTTACCCGCTTAATAAAATTGATAGTTTTATGGTCGATATTATTATACAAAATTGCGTTTCCGTCGATATTTGATTCATTAAAATCGACAAAAGAGCCgacaatttaattattaaaacacCGACAAGTTCGTCgcccatattttattttcttttgtctattttaaatttaaaaagcgACAACTTTACCGTCGATTTTAATAGCcacattttttaattattttttctatttaaaaaagtaaacaattaatacaaataaacttttaaatatagaaataaaatttatacaaaatattatataataagacaaataaatttttaaatataatttatactaaatattagataataaatttacaaacttatcaaaataataaataatcctccaacataaacactcaagataagataaatacctaaacttatcaaattcGGCATTACTAATATTGGTTACAAGAAGGATCATTTGGGATATCTTCAACGTATGACCATTCTATTTACAATCTAGTTGACAGATATTGAAAACTCTATTCTCTCCCGAAAACCATAAATCCTTCTTAACGAAAATAATATCAAACTGAAATAATCTGCCAcatccaattatttgatcttcGGTAAATGTACTCAGTTACACAACATAAAAGatagtaaacaaaaaaatttgaagcTTACCCTGAAGTTAAAGGACCATTCTTCCCACATAACAAAACAGCCTTTTTATTGTGGTTTGCAACTTTAGCTTGAATACCAAGTCTCGTCAAATGGTATCTAATAGGTTTTCCATCAACCACTATAACTTTAAGCCCTCTAAAACTAGAAGGAAGATCTTACACGTGCAGCTTCTTCACAcctgtttttgaattttcattgtGGGCTTTTTTTGTTAAATGAATGTTGACAAATATATGTCATCGTTCAAGTGAACTGCAAGAAATTTATACTTGTCAGCCACTACCTTGCAAAGAAATTAATACAACATGCATATTAATAATGCAAATAAATACACTTACTTTAACTGAGTTGCCAACAAGATTTGTTATTATTTGTCTGAATCTTTCAGGATCTCCTATAACAATGTATGGAACTTTATCAGAAACAAACACTGCCAATTATAATTcccaaaacaatttaaaagtCAAAATTGGAAGAATAGCAACCATGTGGAAAATAAAATAGGCTAAAAAATTTGGATATGGAAGTAGAATGAGTGTTATACCTTAATGTGATAATCtttggtattttttaaaattatggaggtacacaaatcggattcaccgatttgttttgaaaaaataaaaaaaaattggagtacacaaatcggactgtccgatttgtgtactccaaatttttttaaatttttcaacaCAAATCAGACGGTACGATTTCTGTACCTCTTGAAAATCAGACGGTCCAATCTGTACTCTGTACATTAAATCATcccacattttaaaaaaataccacactaaattacaatttaaaaaaacaCCATTGTTaatccaatattaaaaataaaaaatgaacgAAATAAGATCATTAGTTAAATAAAAGGAATCAAAATTATCAATTTCTGATGAATCAAAACAATCTTAGGCCTTACCTCTAAACCTTTATGACTAGACTTCTCAGAAAAAAGTGAAAAGACGTCATCAAGAATGTAACAGACATCATCAAATATACAAAAAGTACTTAGTTGAACCCTCTTTGAAAATCTGCATAGGTTGCTTGTCGAGCAATGCAAACAACTCTCTTCCGGCACAGAAGTCAGTAATCAAACATACATGGGTCGAAGTCCGTAAAGATAAAGAAAATAGTAGAACCATTAGTCAACATCCTATAATATTACACTCTAGTCATATTTGTCATACATGTATAATGTCCTATACATGGTTGTGCATATTTATCAGATCAGCTTCTGCAATTGAAGGTTAGTAAATATTACATTCTGGTTATTATTACTAATGTGGTAAATAAAATCTTCTTTAATAGTTGCATATTTTACATCcttaaaattttaacaattCACTTGATAGTTTTAGTCTAATTTTGCTTAAATAACTAGTCTTAAGGGGAAGGGTCAGGTTTGGATAAGATTGTAGGATATGCTGTTTTTTTTCTGTAAGATTTGA is a window encoding:
- the LOC130946436 gene encoding uncharacterized protein LOC130946436 → MEPGEKKKEKEEEKMLMTVLHGAVIITMDDRNRVFKDGGLVIEHDTIKAIGHSSEILAQFSHLAHHLVDLTGHILLPGFINTHVHTSQQLGRGIADDVDLMTWLHDRIWPYESNMTEHDSYISTLLCGIELIHSGVTCFAEAGGQHISGMARAISLLGMRACLAESIMDSGNGLPSSWAARTTHDCLQSQKDNYNKYHNTADGRIRVWFGIRQIMNSSQQLLLETRDAAAQLGTGIHMHVAEIPYENQLVMDVHKVNHGTVTYLEKIDFLQKNLLAAHSVWLDDNEISLFSRAGVKVSHCPASAMRMLGFAPVREMLGAGICVSLGTDGAPSNNRMSIVDEMYLASLINKGREVYTNGNTDPTALPAETILRMATANGAKSVLWDDEIGSLAVGKKADIVVVNPWSWPMVPVHDWVSNIVYCMRTENVVSVMCNGLWIMKDKKIMNVDEEEVILKAKEASAELVKRAGIKLPRRMNVI